The sequence below is a genomic window from Pseudomonadota bacterium.
AGAAATCGTCTTTAACACGAGTATGACCGGCTATCAGGAAATCATGACAGACCCGTCGTATAAGGGGCAGATTGTTACAATGACATATCCTCTTATCGGCAACTACGGGGTAAACGAAGACGATACAGAATCGGGCAGCCCGAAGGTAGAAGGCTTCATTGTAAGGGAATTGAGCAGAATCGCAAGTAATCACAGGTCTCAAGACAATATTGTAAACTACCTTAAAAATCACAATATAGTAGCCATAGAAGAGGTTGACACCCGCGCGCTTACAAGGCATATACGGGTCAGGGGAGCAATGAAAGGCATCATTTCCACCATAGATGCAGATCCCGAAAGTCTTATTAAAAAGGCAAGGACATCGAAGGGCATTGTCGGCAGAGACCTGGTTAAGGAAGTAACCTGCAGAGAACCCTATATTTGGAGCAACACAGAAGAAGATCGGGGTTCGCAGTTCAAGGTTCAAATTCCCGACGCTTCACGCCTGTCCTCGCTTGGCGGGGGCTTCACGCTTAAAGGTTCAGAAAATTCTAAATTAGAAATTCTAAATTCTAAATTAAAAGTTGTTGTCATGGACTTCGGGGTAAAGATGAATATCCTGAGGATGCTCAATAAAGCAGGTTGTCATGTAGCTGTTGTCCCTGCAAACACATCTGCAGAAGATATACTTGCAATGCAGGCTGATGGGGTACTCCTTTCGAACGGACCCGGCGACCCTGAAGGCGTGCCTTATGCCATAGAGGAAATAAAGAAGCTCATAGGAAAAATCCCCATCTTCGGCATCTGTCTCGGCCAGCAGTTGCTTGGC
It includes:
- the carA gene encoding glutamine-hydrolyzing carbamoyl-phosphate synthase small subunit; translated protein: MKATKALIALEDGAVFEGKSCGIEGEKEGEIVFNTSMTGYQEIMTDPSYKGQIVTMTYPLIGNYGVNEDDTESGSPKVEGFIVRELSRIASNHRSQDNIVNYLKNHNIVAIEEVDTRALTRHIRVRGAMKGIISTIDADPESLIKKARTSKGIVGRDLVKEVTCREPYIWSNTEEDRGSQFKVQIPDASRLSSLGGGFTLKGSENSKLEILNSKLKVVVMDFGVKMNILRMLNKAGCHVAVVPANTSAEDILAMQADGVLLSNGPGDPEGVPYAIEEIKKLIGKIPIFGICLGQQLLGLAYGGKTYKLKFGHRGANQPIKDLTTGKVYIVSENHGFAVDIDSIKTEPVKATHVNLNDNTIEGLEHETYPVFSVQYHPEASPGPHDAYGLFAKFADMMEKFRDKRTMS